Genomic window (Diabrotica undecimpunctata isolate CICGRU chromosome 6, icDiaUnde3, whole genome shotgun sequence):
GGGCTGCTCACGACGTTGCAGAGGTACTGGCACGAAGGGAAGATTATGACATTATCCTATTTCAGGAGCTCAACGTAAATTTGGTCTCTCGACAGGGAATCATTAAAAATAGGAAATCTGACGTGGCCGTATTCGTGATGAATGAATCGAGGAGCTGGTATTACCAGTCACTCCATTAAGAATGGTTATGTTAATGTATATGTCGGAAACCTGGTAGTGCATAATTGCTATGTTTTACCAAACATCCCGCTTCGAGTATATGAAGAGTACATTGAATCGATTATGCAAGAGGCTAGGATGGAGCCTGTACCGGTCGTCATAGCTGGTGACCTGAATGCGAAGGATCGTCCATGGAACCCACGAGCACAAGATGGAAGAGGGAAATACCTATCAAAATGGATCCACGCCATGGGGCTTACTATATTAAATGATGGTAAGGCACCTACATTCGTGAGAGTTAATAGTGAATCATTTTTGGACATCACACTGGTTTTAACGACATTTCTAAAAGGGTCGTAAGCTGGACTTTTTTGGAAGAAGAATCGCTTAACTTACAAGCTTAGCCTAGTCATTGGTTGAAATAGATAGCAAAAGACAGAAACGTAAAAATGGGGATATCAATCTAAAGAGATTTTTAAATGAGGAGGTTTTTGTAGATGCTTTCGGCTTAATTGGTCCAGGATGTAAGAGTGTGCGTAAGTTAATTGAGAGTCTGAGTGATGCACAGGAGTTGGCTTGTGTAAGATCAAAGAATACAGGAATAAGATAAGAAGATCTAAGAAATAAAGATGGAGTAACCTGCTTCAGGATTTTGAAAGGATATCTGGGGGCAGGGCTTCAATATTGTCTGTACCGAATTGAAGGGCAAAAAGACACCCTACCCCCTGCCTGTGGATAAGAAATTTTGTTTAATACGGGAACTCTTTCCTTAGGTGGAGAAAAGGCGTGAAAGGGTTATTAGTTTCGTAAATGCGAAACCTTTTACTGAGTTGGAACTCGGCGAGGCTGTTGGACGGATGAAGATCCGAAAGGCACCTGGCATAGATAGAGTCATGTCAGAGAGAGTAAGACTCGCCGCATTCAACAATTTTAAAAGAAGCTAAGGTTGTACTTATCCCGAAAGGTAGACGTAAAGAGGAAGAGGTACGATTTTGGCCAATTAGCCGTTTTAGTTCGATAGCTAAATTGTACGAACAGCTTGTAAAAGTCCATCTTGAGCGAGAGATAGAAGAAAAGCATGCGCTGAGCGAccgccaatatggttttagggccaAAAAGTCTACCATAGATGCGGTCACAAAAGTAACCTCTTTAGTTACGCACGATACAAAGATATGGGTGGGTCTTATACTGCTTGACGTCACGAATGTCTTCAATATGGCATTGTGGGAAAAAACCATGTCCAGGCTGAGAGAATTGATCGTAAGTAAGTACCTTGTCAAtataattgacagatactttactgtcaggtccataagagaaaaagataccagcatGAGTTTGTCGCAGGGTGTTTCGCAGAGTTCAGTACTAGGTTCCATCCTCtggaatgtcctgtacgacggggtgttgaggctatagatgccaaggggatgcactcttgtaacttatgccgatgatctcgcactggttgcgaaCGTGAGTCAGAAAAGGACATGGCTAATGCAGCTAACACAGCCCTGTGTcgcattagtaggtggatcagcGAAAACGATCTATagctagcgcctcagaaaactgaggtgttagttctcaaagggagccaagaaaaatcctctcttcgctttatagtggaaggtgtggaggttgcaccggttaaatcgattaaATATCTGGGAGTCTAGTTGTCAGAAGGACTAAGGTTCGGAAAGACGGTAGAGAAGGGGAACCGAAATCTTgaggcgttgatacggctgatgccaaatATTGGAGGCCCAGTTAGCACCAAAAGAATGGAGTTTTCTAGTCGATTGTGACCTACGCTGCCCCAGTGTGGTGTAGCGTACTAAAtactgcgaaatacgctaagctgatggagacttcgcaaacGCGAATGCCCCTAAGGATATCTAGCGCATAGaggacagtttcaaatgaggctctatatgtcattggagcggtgatacccatcgttttgttgtgcaaagagcgagcaaGGGTGTATGCGAGcaggatggatgtaaatatagatgaaaatgagagagaaagaacaaTAGTAGAGTGGCAaagagaatgggcgaatgatagcggaaaggcaaggtgtacgaaggagcttattcccgatctaaGGCCATGGTGGGAATTTAAGTtaaggaaactagactacttcctgacgcagttgctgaccggacatggtagttttggcaccttcacagatagaataggcaaatctgcctcggcagactgtactgtttatGGGGTATCGGACGCTtccgcccacatttttaactgtcagagatgggcaaatgaaaggggagatttcgagaggcaaatgggtttcgggctggatgaaaaaacgttgtaaacataatgttgagaggagagaaagaatggagagaagtacactgtctgatttctggggtgatgaagaaaaaggagcaggaggacagaggaggaaattgagccagggatctaaaatttatggttaatattatttattggtttatggCCTACCGTCtaaaacattttctgatttacggtaataggtatggttatttataaattttaagtttttagttgTTTAGTTGtttagttgtataattttagttgttcattgagtggcaaaACCACCTCTTTGGAAcagtggttaaggttttagccggaacacggcTAATCCGGCACTACCATGGGATCTTCTGGCCTAGTATTCTACTCGGTCGAAAGATGCCAGGGTGCcttgttccgtgacgtagatgtccaaaaatGATTTCTCCCACCGTTGCCTGTCAgcattcaatggataccttctttgGTTCTTACTGAAATCTGGCAACACggcaattaaaaagaaaaaaagctttTGCAGTAAGTTTATGAACTTACAGTAAGTTGACGAATCTAGCTGAGAATTTCCATTATTTTACTAATAAGGGACACTGAATATGTAtaccaaaaattaataaaatcccatcaatatatatatatatatatatatatatatatatatatatatatatatatagtttgagtttagttcttgaaccttaatatatatttttttagtggattttcttgggcttaggttcataaaaaaatttgatttgatactaaggcattttcatatattttttcgacgtttcggcaggaaatccatgcctttttcaagaagtaatattgactaaaaaacattttataatagacataatacgatttaaaagttaaacttttgacttaccgagcatgtaaaaatttgttactaacaagtagacgtcacaattaaaataatattaaaaacataggacatacccactaagtcactacatgtaaaatatattttagatctaatgtgttgtttattgaagttagtttatcgtttaaacaaccagttattttaacaccataggcgttctgagattgtctttttatgtgtttttaaattaagttaaaatatattttgttcaaatttttgacatcttttttatcatttattgcattattatttttttttatttgtatagactctagaagctctctctttttcctgttgggttcactttttaggatcttggttttctcaaaatcaaatttatgtttttttttcgttttcatgttttgtgagggcggttgagttttttttgtcatatttgtgggaacgtattcttgagttaagtagctgactggtttgtccaatataaactccatcacaattcgagcagggaatttcatatacaacatgcgatctttttaatagaggggtttttgtttttaatcttgtaaaattctttttcaaaagattgtgccctttatgagcaatcataatattatgtttggacagaagatttgcaatttgttctgataatccttttatatagggaagagacatatagtttttctttaccgtgttggtttcattgttattattgttattgtaaaatttatgcagtcgcgatttgaaagtgttgtcgataaggtggtgtgggtatgaattaagtgttagtgctgtttttgcttttttaatggcctgaggtctattaataggatcggataatctaatagctctatcggcgagtccgataactactgatttcttttgagacaggggatgatgagagttgaaattcagatatctcgatgaccaggtttttttggtgtaccatgaagtagttatagtgctgttttctctatgtaaggtcaggtccagaaaattaatttgatgatttttttcaatttctaatgtaaattttagtttttggtgaaagttattgaattcatttagtaaaatatccattttatcctctggtgctgcactcaagcagtcatctatatagcgatagaaaaaaggtatatcaaaatctattttatttaaaacaatttcctctagatgctctaaaactaattgagcgatggcactggatatgctagcacccatagcacatccatctgtttgttggaagattttgtttttatataggaaataggttgactttaatgttgtttCGACTGCTAGCAGAAATTCTTCTAGAGGGATGTCTGTGAACGAAAAGTGGAATGAAATCAAAGCGTTTACAgacctgaccttacatagagaaaacagcactataactacctaatggtacaccaaaaaaaacctggtcatcgagatatctcaatttcaactctcatcatcccctgtctcaaaagaaatcagtagttatcggactattagattatccgatcctagtaatagacctcaggccattaaaaaggcaaaaacagcactaacacttaattcatacccacaccaccttatcgacaacactttcaaatcgcgactgcataaattttacaataacaataataacaatgaaaccaacacggtaaagaaaaactatatgtctcttccctatataaaaggattatcagaacaaattgcaaatcttctgtccaaacataatattatggttgctcataaagggcacaatcttttgaaaaagaattttacaagattaaaaacaaaaacccctctattaaaaagatcgcatgttgtatatgaaattccctgctcgaattgtgatggagtttatattggacaaaccagtcagctacttaactcaagaatacgttcccacaaatatgacaaaaaaaactcaaccgccctcacaaaacatgaaaacgaaaaaaaacataaatttgattttgagaaaaccaagatcctaaaaagtgaacccaacaggaaaaagagagagcttctagagtctatacaaataaaaaaaaataataatgcaataaatgataaaaaagatgtcaaaaatttgaacaaaatatattttaacttaatttaaaaacacataaaaagacaatctcagaacgcctatgatgttaaaataactggttgtttaaacgataaactaacttcaataaacaacacattagatctaaaatatattttacatgtagtgacttagtgggtatgtcctatgattttaatattattttaattgtgacgtctacttgttagtaacaaatttttacatgcttggtaagtcaaaagtttaactttctTAAGTCTaaatttcctgccgaaacgtcgaaaaaatatataaaaatgccttagtattaaatcacatttttttatgaacctaagcccaagagaacccactaaaaatatatatatatatatatatatatatatatatatatatatatatatatatatatatatatatatatatatatatatatatatatatatat
Coding sequences:
- the LOC140444319 gene encoding uncharacterized protein, translated to MNRGAGITSHSIKNGYVNVYVGNLVVHNCYVLPNIPLRVYEEYIESIMQEARMEPVPVVIAGDLNAKDRPWNPRAQDGRGKYLSKWIHAMGLTILNDGKAPTFVRVNSESFLDITLVLTTFLKGS